The following coding sequences are from one Terriglobia bacterium window:
- the uvrB gene encoding excinuclease ABC subunit UvrB, with the protein MDFKLHSDYKPRGDQGRAIEQLVRGIYDGEKHQVLLGVTGSGKTFTMAKIIEHVNRPGLILAHNKTLAAQLYHEFKSFFPNNAVEYFVSYYDYYQPEAYIPASDVYIEKEATINDELDKLRLSATKSLFERRDCIIVASVSCIYGLGSPEAYYGMLLFLEKGQRIKREDIVRKLVEILYERTNDDFRRGTFRVRGDVIEIFPTYDDNAYRIELFGDEVETLAQIDPLFGTVKQKYTRLPIYPKTHYVMKPETKKHAVQSILEELAWWEKELESQGRLVESQRIHQRTRFDLEMIQSMGYCHGIENYSRHFTGRLPGEPPPTLLDYVPRDYLLFIDESHQTVPQLHGMWHGDRSRKQNLIEYGFRLPSALDNRPLQFEEFENRVNQAVYVSATPGPYELTKSAGVVVEQIIRPTGLVDPEVEVRPVKGQIDDLLGEIRKRVDRGERVLVTTLTKRMAEDLAEYYTEVGVRCRYMHSEVETLERIKIIRDLRKGEFDVLIGINLLREGLDLPEVSLVAILDADKEGFLRSQGSLIQTIGRCARHLEGRAILYADRMTESMQKAMDETERRRAVQMAYNEEHGITPQSIVSRLDMSLAKIVEADYADISEQADTLPEFKSQEDLDNFIARMEEEMRESAKRFEFEKAARMRDQIRDLRTKEFIFG; encoded by the coding sequence ATGGACTTCAAACTTCATAGCGACTACAAGCCGCGCGGCGACCAGGGACGCGCGATCGAACAGCTCGTGCGCGGTATCTACGACGGCGAAAAGCACCAGGTACTGCTGGGCGTCACCGGCTCCGGCAAGACGTTCACAATGGCGAAGATTATTGAACACGTGAACCGCCCGGGGCTCATCCTCGCCCACAACAAGACCCTGGCCGCGCAGCTCTACCATGAGTTCAAGTCGTTCTTCCCGAACAATGCCGTGGAGTACTTCGTCTCCTACTACGACTACTACCAGCCTGAGGCCTATATTCCGGCATCTGATGTCTACATTGAGAAGGAAGCGACGATCAATGACGAGCTCGACAAGCTCCGCCTCTCGGCCACCAAGTCACTCTTCGAGCGCCGCGACTGCATCATTGTCGCTTCCGTCAGCTGCATTTACGGCCTGGGCTCGCCGGAAGCCTACTACGGCATGTTGCTCTTCCTCGAAAAAGGACAGCGCATCAAGCGCGAAGACATCGTGCGTAAACTCGTTGAGATCCTCTACGAGCGCACCAACGACGATTTCCGCCGCGGAACCTTCCGAGTGCGCGGCGATGTCATCGAAATCTTCCCCACCTACGACGACAACGCCTATCGCATCGAGCTCTTTGGCGATGAAGTCGAAACTCTCGCGCAGATCGATCCGCTCTTCGGCACTGTGAAGCAGAAGTACACCCGCCTGCCTATCTACCCCAAGACGCACTACGTCATGAAGCCCGAGACGAAAAAGCACGCCGTGCAATCAATCCTCGAAGAGCTGGCGTGGTGGGAAAAAGAGCTGGAGTCGCAGGGACGTCTCGTCGAGTCGCAGCGCATTCACCAGCGCACGCGCTTCGACCTCGAAATGATCCAGTCAATGGGTTACTGCCATGGGATCGAAAACTATTCGCGTCATTTCACGGGACGACTCCCTGGCGAACCGCCACCGACGCTGCTCGATTACGTACCGCGCGATTACCTGCTCTTCATCGACGAGTCGCACCAGACGGTCCCGCAACTCCATGGTATGTGGCACGGTGACCGCTCGCGTAAGCAGAACCTCATCGAATACGGGTTCCGCTTGCCCAGCGCCCTGGACAACCGGCCATTACAGTTCGAGGAATTCGAAAACCGGGTGAACCAGGCAGTCTATGTTTCGGCAACACCCGGTCCGTATGAGCTCACTAAGTCGGCCGGAGTCGTTGTCGAGCAGATCATCCGTCCCACCGGCCTCGTCGATCCCGAAGTCGAAGTTCGACCTGTGAAGGGCCAGATCGACGATTTGCTGGGCGAGATTCGGAAGCGTGTCGATCGTGGTGAGCGCGTCCTTGTAACAACGCTAACCAAGCGCATGGCAGAGGATCTCGCCGAGTATTACACCGAAGTTGGCGTTCGCTGCCGATACATGCACTCTGAAGTCGAAACGCTCGAGCGCATCAAGATCATTCGCGATCTTCGCAAGGGAGAGTTCGATGTCCTTATCGGAATTAACTTGCTGCGCGAAGGCCTCGACCTCCCTGAAGTCTCGCTTGTCGCCATCCTCGACGCCGACAAGGAAGGCTTCCTGCGCTCACAGGGTTCGCTCATCCAGACCATCGGCCGCTGTGCGCGACACCTTGAAGGCCGCGCCATCCTCTATGCCGATCGGATGACTGAGTCGATGCAGAAGGCCATGGACGAAACCGAGCGGCGCCGAGCGGTGCAAATGGCCTACAACGAGGAACACGGCATCACCCCTCAAAGCATCGTCAGCCGTCTCGATATGTCGCTCGCCAAGATTGTCGAAGCCGACTACGCCGACATCTCCGAACAAGCCGACACCCTGCCCGAATTCAAATCACAGGAGGATCTCGATAACTTCATCGCACGGATGGAAGAGGAAATGCGCGAGTCGGCCAAGCGCTTCGAGTTCGAAAAAGCCGCCAGGATGCGCGACCAGATCCGCGACCTGCGGACCAAAGAATTCATCTTCGGGTAA
- a CDS encoding protein kinase codes for MSTGSVQTTVLIGRQLGHYTILELVGTGGMGDVYRAHDDHLDRDVAVKVLRTGIFADAEARQRLRNEALMLSRLNHPNVATVHDFDTYNGIDFLVTEYLTGASLSERLTEGPLPESEVLELGVQLAEGLGAAHDQGLLHRDVKPANVRVLSGNHIKILDFGIAAEGGGAETATATTVDIEPGVGGTLAYMAPEVLQGTLPDTRSDIYSAGVVLYEMATGHLPFQQTLAPALVEAIFHQAPPRPSMWNPQVSTKVEELILRCMERNPAHRYQSARDLAADLRRTQILGTGLEKSIAILYFENLSRSSEDEYFRDGITEDITTELSNIKEFRVFSRSAVLPFRDKPMTPTYAGEQLNASYVLEGSVRRAGDQLRITAKLVDTKKGHTVWAERYDRKLEDVFAIQDEVAKSIAGALRVALTEKEKREIEKVPTRDVRAYDFYLRGRQFFHQFREKGFGLAREMFEKAIEVDPLYARAYAGIADCSAFIYFYWRSTDENLEKADIASRRALELDPDLAEAHASRGMIYSFRKQFADAEREFQLSLRLSPRLFEAYYFNARNLYSQGRLEEAARWFEQASRVDPEDYQAPMLRASALHGLGKKYESDACYRQGLLAAEKHLEIHPDDARALYFGANALTQLNERERAIRWAERALEMEPDEHQVLYNVACVYALLGEQERAIDCLQKSVTQGWGQKQWMMNDPDLASLRGNSRFQKLIES; via the coding sequence ATGTCCACTGGATCAGTGCAGACGACAGTCTTAATTGGGCGTCAACTCGGCCACTACACAATTCTTGAACTCGTCGGTACGGGCGGCATGGGCGACGTGTATCGTGCGCATGACGATCACCTCGATCGTGATGTCGCCGTAAAGGTCCTCCGGACGGGAATCTTCGCTGATGCCGAGGCTCGTCAGCGGCTGAGAAATGAAGCCCTGATGCTCTCGCGCTTGAACCACCCCAACGTCGCAACGGTCCACGACTTCGACACCTACAACGGAATCGATTTCCTGGTGACGGAGTACCTCACCGGAGCGTCGCTCAGCGAGAGGTTGACAGAGGGGCCGTTGCCGGAGAGCGAGGTACTCGAACTGGGTGTGCAACTCGCGGAGGGTCTCGGTGCTGCGCACGACCAGGGACTACTCCATCGCGACGTGAAACCGGCGAACGTCAGGGTCCTTTCGGGGAATCACATCAAGATCCTCGATTTCGGAATTGCGGCAGAAGGCGGCGGGGCTGAAACCGCCACCGCAACCACCGTCGACATTGAACCGGGTGTCGGTGGGACACTGGCATACATGGCGCCGGAAGTCCTGCAGGGGACACTGCCCGATACGCGCAGCGATATCTACTCAGCCGGCGTGGTGCTGTACGAAATGGCGACGGGGCACCTTCCGTTCCAGCAGACGCTTGCCCCGGCTCTCGTCGAGGCAATCTTCCACCAGGCTCCGCCGCGTCCGAGCATGTGGAATCCGCAGGTTTCGACGAAGGTGGAGGAGTTAATACTTCGCTGTATGGAGAGGAACCCGGCGCACCGGTATCAATCGGCGCGCGATCTTGCGGCGGACTTGCGGCGAACGCAAATCCTGGGAACGGGGCTGGAAAAATCCATTGCCATACTTTACTTCGAGAACCTGAGCCGCAGTTCGGAGGACGAGTATTTCCGCGACGGGATCACGGAAGATATTACGACGGAACTCTCCAATATCAAGGAATTCCGTGTCTTTTCACGTTCAGCAGTACTTCCGTTCCGCGACAAACCGATGACCCCGACGTATGCCGGCGAGCAGTTGAATGCGTCGTACGTGCTGGAAGGGAGTGTCCGGCGCGCGGGAGATCAATTGCGGATCACGGCGAAACTGGTGGACACCAAGAAGGGCCACACCGTCTGGGCAGAACGTTATGATCGGAAGTTGGAAGATGTATTCGCCATCCAGGATGAGGTCGCAAAGAGCATCGCGGGTGCCCTGCGTGTCGCCTTGACGGAGAAAGAGAAGCGCGAGATTGAAAAGGTTCCCACGAGAGATGTTCGTGCCTACGATTTTTATCTCCGCGGACGCCAGTTCTTTCACCAGTTCCGGGAGAAAGGTTTTGGGCTCGCGAGGGAGATGTTCGAGAAGGCAATCGAGGTCGATCCTTTATATGCGCGCGCCTATGCGGGCATTGCGGATTGTTCCGCGTTTATCTACTTCTATTGGCGGTCGACGGACGAGAACCTTGAAAAGGCAGACATTGCAAGTCGGAGGGCGCTGGAGTTAGACCCGGATCTGGCCGAAGCGCATGCCAGTCGCGGGATGATCTACTCGTTCCGAAAACAATTTGCCGATGCCGAGAGGGAGTTTCAACTCTCATTGCGGTTGAGTCCGAGGCTGTTCGAGGCGTACTACTTCAACGCCCGCAATCTCTACTCGCAGGGGCGTCTGGAGGAGGCGGCGCGCTGGTTTGAGCAGGCCAGCCGAGTCGACCCGGAGGACTACCAGGCACCGATGCTGCGTGCCAGCGCGTTGCATGGACTGGGAAAGAAGTACGAATCGGATGCGTGCTATCGGCAGGGATTACTCGCCGCGGAGAAACATTTGGAGATTCATCCCGATGATGCCCGGGCTCTTTATTTTGGTGCCAACGCTCTTACGCAATTGAACGAGCGCGAGCGGGCGATTCGCTGGGCAGAGCGGGCCCTGGAAATGGAACCAGATGAGCACCAGGTGCTCTACAACGTAGCCTGCGTATATGCGCTACTCGGCGAACAAGAGCGCGCCATTGATTGCCTCCAAAAATCCGTGACGCAAGGCTGGGGGCAGAAACAGTGGATGATGAACGACCCCGATCTCGCCAGCCTGCGCGGAAATTCGCGGTTTCAGAAGTTGATTGAATCATAG